In the genome of Persephonella sp. KM09-Lau-8, one region contains:
- the mrdA gene encoding penicillin-binding protein 2, which yields MKIDRVKVLIAFFLIGFFILAGRLVYLQIIKGSYYREISEKNHIRILIQNAPRGKIYDRNGILLAYDVPTYQIYTFPYMVKKKEKLNRLLKALNEILDIQLDEKTINRIKKGYANKVIIAKNLSEEQIQKFFNNWMEFEGLFLEVQPRRVYTEYARYMPHLLGYVGYPSKNELQNIDDITPDTLIGKSGVEKIFDKYLRGEYGAKAVMVDARGRIKKVLWEKQPKRGNDIYLTVDARIQKLAYESFENSGQKSGAVIIVNPYNYEILALLSYPVYDIQKFSDGLTAKEWNTLLKNKYKPLFNKALYGLYPPGSIFKITVSLAALQEGVISPYQKIFSGARFKIGKWVYRNWNPAGCGKINVVRALEMSCDTYFYQVGVKLGAEKISYYARLFGIGERLNPQLEKRTARVPDPQWKLAHIGESWYLGDTVNYSIGQGFLAITPFDSTKILVPVVNGGKVFKPKLLKAYFDTQKRKFIETEPQIIRKLDIKKFYYDIVKLGLYKVVYGKKGTAQILKDAPVKNAGKTGTAQVFRHKKIKQEIEKWELQNHAWFIDFAPYYKPKFVISVFVEHGIGGSKTAAPITKEIIERLYQEGLFNEVQK from the coding sequence ATGAAAATAGATAGAGTAAAAGTTTTAATAGCTTTCTTTCTAATAGGATTTTTTATACTTGCAGGAAGGCTGGTATATCTGCAAATCATAAAAGGCAGTTATTACAGAGAGATTTCAGAAAAAAACCATATCAGGATATTAATCCAGAATGCTCCACGGGGAAAAATATACGACAGGAACGGTATTCTCCTTGCTTATGATGTTCCCACCTATCAGATATATACCTTTCCATATATGGTAAAGAAAAAGGAAAAGCTAAATCGTTTATTAAAAGCCTTAAATGAGATACTTGATATCCAGTTAGATGAAAAAACTATTAATAGGATAAAAAAAGGATATGCAAACAAAGTCATAATTGCCAAAAATCTATCAGAGGAGCAGATTCAGAAATTTTTTAACAACTGGATGGAATTTGAAGGGCTTTTTCTGGAAGTCCAGCCACGAAGGGTTTACACAGAATATGCCAGATATATGCCTCACCTCCTTGGATATGTAGGGTATCCATCTAAAAATGAACTTCAAAACATAGATGATATTACTCCTGATACACTGATAGGAAAAAGTGGTGTTGAAAAAATATTTGATAAATATCTGAGGGGTGAATATGGGGCAAAAGCAGTTATGGTTGATGCCAGAGGTAGAATCAAGAAAGTTCTGTGGGAAAAACAGCCTAAAAGGGGAAATGATATTTATCTGACTGTAGATGCAAGGATTCAGAAACTGGCTTATGAATCATTTGAAAATTCAGGTCAAAAATCAGGTGCAGTTATTATTGTTAATCCATACAACTATGAAATCCTGGCATTACTAAGTTATCCTGTGTATGACATACAGAAATTTTCTGATGGTTTAACTGCAAAGGAATGGAACACTTTATTAAAAAACAAATATAAACCATTATTCAATAAAGCTCTTTATGGACTGTATCCTCCAGGCTCAATATTTAAAATAACTGTATCCCTTGCAGCCCTTCAGGAAGGAGTTATTTCTCCTTACCAGAAAATATTCAGCGGAGCCAGATTTAAGATAGGTAAATGGGTTTATAGAAACTGGAATCCTGCAGGTTGTGGAAAAATAAATGTTGTAAGGGCACTGGAAATGTCCTGTGATACATATTTTTATCAGGTTGGGGTAAAACTGGGAGCAGAAAAGATCAGTTATTACGCCAGATTATTTGGTATAGGTGAAAGGCTAAATCCTCAACTGGAAAAAAGAACAGCCAGAGTTCCTGACCCCCAATGGAAACTTGCCCATATAGGCGAATCATGGTATCTGGGAGATACTGTTAACTACAGTATTGGTCAGGGATTTCTGGCAATTACTCCTTTTGATAGCACAAAAATACTTGTCCCTGTTGTAAATGGTGGAAAAGTTTTCAAACCTAAACTACTAAAAGCATATTTTGACACCCAGAAAAGAAAATTCATAGAAACAGAACCACAAATAATAAGGAAATTAGATATAAAAAAGTTTTATTACGACATTGTAAAATTAGGACTCTATAAAGTTGTTTATGGAAAAAAAGGAACAGCACAAATTCTAAAAGATGCTCCCGTAAAAAATGCAGGAAAAACAGGAACAGCACAGGTATTCAGGCATAAAAAAATCAAACAGGAAATTGAGAAATGGGAACTTCAAAACCACGCATGGTTTATCGATTTTGCACCATATTATAAACCTAAATTTGTGATATCTGTTTTTGTTGAACACGGAATAGGCGGAAGTAAAACAGCAGCACCAATAACCAAGGAAATTATAGAAAGACTTTATCAGGAAGGATTATTTAATGAAGTTCAGAAATAA
- the mreC gene encoding rod shape-determining protein MreC translates to MRKKFALIGLVIILIIGGGLLVVRTEFVKGLALDISYPFMYTFDKITGFLDYISQMVSSKTELIQENNQLQKKIELLKAQIIYLKRLEDENAKLKKQLNVVDRYPDFKLITGRTIGYSPDNWSEYVIINLGKKDGIKEGNIVVSNGYLFGQVYQVGEFSSSIILISDKNFRVSARCKKTGEFVLFQGKNEKEGQLIFVKPEQDIRIGDIVETSGIENKIPEGIPIGEISSISYEEGNFYKNVKVSLKINPFKTEYVVVFIPVLQDEAKK, encoded by the coding sequence ATGAGAAAAAAGTTTGCTCTTATTGGTCTGGTTATTATTCTTATTATTGGAGGGGGGCTGCTTGTTGTAAGAACAGAGTTTGTTAAGGGATTAGCTCTGGATATTTCTTATCCTTTTATGTATACATTCGATAAAATAACCGGTTTCCTGGATTATATATCCCAAATGGTTTCATCAAAAACCGAGCTTATTCAGGAAAATAACCAGCTTCAAAAGAAAATAGAGCTTTTGAAAGCCCAGATAATTTATCTTAAAAGACTTGAAGATGAGAACGCAAAACTGAAAAAACAGCTTAATGTTGTTGATAGATATCCTGATTTTAAACTCATAACAGGAAGAACTATAGGCTACTCACCTGATAACTGGAGCGAATATGTAATCATAAATCTTGGGAAAAAAGATGGAATAAAAGAAGGAAATATTGTTGTTTCAAATGGATATTTATTTGGTCAGGTATATCAGGTAGGGGAATTTTCCTCATCCATTATTCTGATTTCTGACAAGAATTTTAGAGTTTCTGCCAGATGTAAAAAAACAGGGGAATTTGTTTTATTTCAAGGAAAGAATGAAAAGGAAGGCCAGCTGATTTTTGTTAAGCCTGAACAGGACATTAGAATAGGAGATATTGTGGAAACTTCAGGGATAGAAAATAAAATCCCAGAAGGAATTCCCATAGGTGAAATATCCTCAATTTCCTATGAAGAGGGAAATTTTTACAAAAATGTTAAAGTATCACTTAAAATCAATCCATTTAAAACCGAATACGTGGTTGTATTCATACCAGTTTTACAGGATGAGGCCAAAAAATGA
- a CDS encoding rod shape-determining protein, translating into MFLDRLIGAFSNDIGIDLGTANTLVFVKGKGIVLSEPSIVSQDTRTGNVIAVGIESKQMIGKTPKEIEVIRPLKDGVIADFDVTQEMLKYFIRKVHSNTALSKILKPRPRVIIGVPSGITTVEKRAVIDAAKQSGAREVFLIAEPMAAALGAGLPIQEPGGNMIVDIGGGTSEIAVISLSGLVLSESIKIAGDEMNEAIIQFMKRKHNLLIGEQSAERIKIELGSAYPTDRDSKTMVVPGRDLRGLPSSVEIKGEEIRQALENVVQSIVNAVRLALEKTPPELSADIVERGIVLAGGGSLLHGLDIRLREETDLPVYYCDDPLTAVARGIGMALDDIDLIKRISFQ; encoded by the coding sequence ATGTTTTTAGACAGGTTAATCGGTGCTTTTTCCAATGATATCGGTATTGACCTTGGAACTGCAAATACCCTTGTTTTTGTAAAGGGAAAAGGGATTGTTTTGTCTGAACCATCAATAGTTTCACAGGACACAAGAACAGGTAATGTAATTGCTGTGGGAATAGAATCCAAGCAGATGATTGGAAAAACACCTAAGGAAATAGAGGTTATCAGGCCATTAAAAGATGGAGTTATAGCAGATTTTGATGTAACACAAGAAATGCTCAAATATTTTATTAGAAAAGTTCATTCAAATACGGCTTTATCCAAAATACTAAAACCACGGCCAAGGGTGATAATAGGAGTTCCTTCAGGGATAACAACTGTTGAAAAAAGAGCAGTTATTGATGCTGCGAAGCAGTCTGGTGCAAGAGAGGTATTTTTAATTGCTGAGCCTATGGCGGCAGCTTTAGGTGCTGGACTTCCAATACAGGAACCCGGCGGAAATATGATAGTTGATATTGGTGGAGGAACATCAGAAATCGCCGTTATATCCCTTTCAGGTCTCGTCTTATCTGAAAGTATAAAAATAGCCGGCGATGAAATGAATGAGGCCATTATTCAATTTATGAAGAGAAAACATAATCTTCTGATAGGTGAGCAATCTGCAGAAAGGATAAAGATAGAGCTTGGTTCTGCATATCCTACAGATAGGGATAGTAAAACTATGGTTGTTCCAGGAAGAGACCTTAGAGGTCTTCCAAGTAGCGTAGAAATCAAAGGCGAAGAAATCAGGCAGGCTCTTGAAAATGTAGTTCAGAGTATAGTAAATGCCGTTAGACTTGCCCTTGAAAAAACTCCACCTGAATTATCAGCAGACATAGTTGAAAGGGGTATTGTTCTTGCAGGTGGTGGTTCACTATTGCATGGTCTTGATATAAGGCTGAGAGAAGAAACAGATCTGCCTGTTTATTACTGCGACGACCCACTTACCGCAGTTGCCCGTGGTATCGGAATGGCTTTAGATGATATAGACCTGATTAAAAGAATTTCATTCCAGTAA
- the dapA gene encoding 4-hydroxy-tetrahydrodipicolinate synthase translates to MFKGSIVALITPFKDGSIDRKSLKNLIDFHVENGTDAIVVAGTTGESATLTFPEHEELINLAVEYADKRIPIIAGTGANATHEAIALTKSAEKAGADGSLQIVPYYNKPTQEGIYQHFKAICEETNIPLILYNIPSRTGTDMLPETFARLYADFPNVIGLKEATGNVARVSEQIALTNPDVIILSGDDALTLPMMAVGAKGVISVANNLVPKDIAEMCRLALEGNFEEARKIHDKYWKLFKTLFIETNPIPVKTAAYLMGLIDDIEMRLPLYYMKKENEEKLKQVLKEYGLIK, encoded by the coding sequence ATGTTTAAAGGCTCAATAGTAGCACTTATAACACCATTTAAAGATGGTTCTATAGACAGAAAATCCCTTAAAAATCTTATAGATTTCCATGTTGAAAATGGAACTGATGCAATTGTTGTGGCTGGGACAACAGGAGAATCTGCAACATTAACCTTTCCTGAGCATGAGGAACTGATAAACCTTGCTGTTGAGTATGCAGACAAAAGAATACCAATTATTGCAGGGACAGGTGCGAATGCCACACATGAAGCAATAGCATTAACTAAATCTGCAGAAAAAGCCGGGGCTGATGGTTCTCTTCAGATAGTTCCGTATTATAATAAACCTACACAGGAAGGAATTTATCAGCATTTTAAAGCAATCTGTGAAGAAACTAACATCCCATTAATTTTATATAACATCCCATCAAGAACTGGAACAGATATGCTTCCTGAAACTTTTGCAAGACTTTATGCAGATTTTCCAAATGTGATAGGTCTTAAGGAAGCAACTGGAAATGTGGCAAGGGTATCTGAACAGATAGCCCTAACAAATCCAGATGTTATTATACTTTCAGGAGACGATGCACTTACTCTTCCAATGATGGCAGTTGGGGCAAAAGGTGTTATATCTGTTGCAAACAACCTTGTGCCAAAAGATATTGCCGAGATGTGTAGACTGGCACTTGAAGGTAATTTTGAGGAAGCCAGAAAAATACATGACAAATACTGGAAATTATTCAAAACATTATTCATAGAAACCAATCCTATCCCTGTTAAAACAGCAGCATATCTTATGGGCTTAATAGATGATATAGAGATGAGACTTCCACTTTACTATATGAAAAAAGAAAACGAGGAAAAACTTAAACAGGTGCTAAAAGAGTATGGCTTAATCAAATAG
- a CDS encoding Gfo/Idh/MocA family oxidoreductase has protein sequence MKVGIVGTGNMGSKYVNKFDTLGLDAVLIDLDAKRLAEFPDKFPKYTDLDEALQKENIKSLFIATDPRSHIPLARKALERGINVMIEKPPSMKPSELEDAIEFAKKNEAVLAVSEIELRSNIVRNLNLQKDIEEIEAYRLNLGRGYINPFYDLAWHDLYIMNYLFGDFRLKSVKDRGDIFDIHGETQSGEFFLQVAWSHDFLRREWILKNEGQQTKLNFAEDKIIYPDGTVKEKDNMDKLELMISEFLTKPAFESAYRALNILKEFNKFSI, from the coding sequence TTGAAAGTAGGTATTGTTGGCACCGGGAATATGGGTTCAAAGTATGTGAACAAATTTGATACACTTGGCCTTGATGCTGTTTTGATAGACCTTGATGCAAAAAGACTTGCCGAATTTCCTGATAAATTTCCAAAATATACAGATTTAGATGAAGCTTTACAAAAAGAAAATATAAAATCTCTTTTCATAGCAACAGACCCCCGCTCACATATTCCACTTGCCAGAAAGGCACTTGAAAGGGGTATTAATGTTATGATTGAAAAGCCACCATCTATGAAACCTTCAGAGCTTGAAGATGCTATAGAGTTTGCCAAAAAAAATGAGGCAGTCCTTGCGGTTTCAGAAATAGAACTGAGATCAAATATAGTAAGAAACCTTAATCTTCAAAAAGATATAGAAGAAATTGAGGCCTACAGACTTAACCTTGGTAGAGGGTATATAAATCCGTTTTATGACCTTGCCTGGCATGACCTTTATATAATGAATTATCTGTTCGGAGATTTCAGATTAAAGTCTGTAAAAGACAGAGGAGATATATTTGATATTCATGGAGAAACCCAGTCTGGTGAATTTTTCTTACAGGTAGCATGGAGCCATGATTTTTTAAGAAGGGAATGGATTCTTAAAAATGAAGGTCAACAGACAAAACTTAATTTTGCAGAAGATAAGATTATTTATCCGGATGGAACAGTAAAAGAAAAGGATAATATGGATAAGCTGGAATTGATGATTTCAGAATTTCTCACAAAACCTGCCTTTGAAAGTGCTTACAGGGCACTAAATATTCTTAAGGAATTTAATAAATTCTCAATATAA
- a CDS encoding DegT/DnrJ/EryC1/StrS family aminotransferase, with protein sequence MIPIIKPVFGAEEEKTVMEIIRSGQITRGKWTLKFKEEFSNYIGASFCHPVCSGTAALYIALKALGINSKDDIVIVPSLSFMATIDAVILAGGTPVVVDVGEDYCMDPFQLEQAVEKYKPKVVIPVHLFGQPADMDKIKAICEPKGIYVLEDAAQAHGAEYKGKKAGNLGDISTFSFYASKNVAMGEGGAILTNSIAIDERISNWIEFGDHPALNLRITEFQAGIGYWQLKKLDEMNEKRRKIAQLYNEEFKDLPGLILPQEEEGRKHVYHIYALRHPDRDTIVEKLIEKGIGARIYYEYTLHQLRNAEHLDCSFGEKVTKEIFAIPVHPALKNDEVSYIIETVKDVVKNI encoded by the coding sequence ATGATACCAATAATAAAACCTGTTTTTGGAGCTGAAGAAGAAAAAACGGTAATGGAAATTATCAGAAGTGGTCAGATAACCAGAGGAAAATGGACTTTAAAATTTAAAGAAGAATTTAGCAATTACATAGGGGCATCCTTTTGTCACCCTGTATGCAGTGGCACAGCTGCACTTTATATTGCCTTAAAAGCATTGGGGATAAATAGTAAGGATGACATAGTAATTGTTCCATCCCTCAGCTTTATGGCAACTATAGATGCTGTTATTCTGGCAGGAGGAACTCCAGTTGTTGTTGATGTAGGAGAAGACTACTGCATGGATCCATTCCAGCTGGAACAGGCTGTTGAAAAATATAAGCCGAAGGTTGTTATACCTGTTCATTTATTTGGCCAGCCTGCAGATATGGATAAAATAAAGGCAATCTGTGAACCAAAGGGGATTTATGTCCTGGAGGACGCGGCACAGGCACACGGAGCAGAGTACAAAGGCAAAAAAGCAGGAAATCTTGGTGATATATCTACATTTAGTTTTTATGCCTCAAAAAATGTTGCAATGGGAGAAGGTGGAGCAATTCTCACAAATAGCATCGCAATAGATGAAAGAATTTCAAACTGGATAGAATTTGGAGACCATCCTGCTTTAAATCTGAGAATTACTGAGTTTCAGGCAGGGATAGGATACTGGCAGCTTAAAAAACTGGATGAAATGAATGAGAAAAGAAGAAAAATCGCCCAGCTATATAATGAAGAATTCAAAGACCTTCCAGGGCTTATTCTTCCACAGGAAGAGGAAGGAAGAAAACATGTTTACCATATATATGCTTTAAGACATCCTGACAGGGATACAATAGTTGAAAAGCTTATTGAAAAGGGTATAGGTGCAAGAATTTACTATGAATACACCCTTCACCAGCTTAGAAATGCAGAGCATCTGGATTGTAGCTTCGGGGAAAAAGTAACAAAAGAGATTTTCGCAATCCCTGTGCATCCTGCTTTGAAAAATGATGAGGTGTCTTATATCATAGAAACAGTAAAAGATGTGGTCAAAAATATATAA
- the ribE gene encoding 6,7-dimethyl-8-ribityllumazine synthase has translation MRNIEGQLSAEGLNFAIVVGRFNNLITEKLLEGAIDCIVRHGGSEDNITVIRVPGSFEIPLIAKKAAKSGKYDAVICLGAVIRGATPHFEYVAAEVTKGIALVSLETEVPVAYGILTTDTIEQAVERAGTKMGNKGFDAALTAIEMVNVIKGME, from the coding sequence ATGAGAAATATTGAAGGTCAATTATCTGCAGAAGGCTTAAACTTTGCTATAGTTGTTGGAAGGTTTAACAACCTGATTACAGAAAAGCTTCTTGAGGGAGCCATTGATTGTATTGTTAGACATGGTGGCTCAGAGGATAACATTACTGTTATTAGGGTTCCCGGTTCATTTGAGATACCTTTGATTGCTAAAAAGGCTGCAAAATCAGGTAAATATGACGCAGTTATATGTCTTGGAGCAGTAATCAGAGGAGCAACACCCCATTTTGAATATGTAGCAGCAGAGGTTACAAAAGGAATTGCCCTTGTATCCCTTGAAACAGAAGTGCCGGTGGCATATGGTATATTAACCACTGATACAATAGAGCAGGCAGTGGAAAGGGCAGGAACAAAAATGGGTAATAAAGGTTTTGACGCAGCTTTGACAGCTATAGAAATGGTAAATGTGATTAAAGGAATGGAATAA
- the nusB gene encoding transcription antitermination factor NusB: protein MEKSGKYRKKAREILFRTLYTYDLKGGDIFEILEEHIKDIRDELSPEVLEYAYSIAKGIMDTLDDIDKILRENLKGWRLERLGYPERALLRLGTYELVFSDVPDKGRVFIDILDLAKCYLDNEDSLKFINGVLSTIYKKYQQDVKV, encoded by the coding sequence ATGGAAAAATCTGGTAAGTATAGAAAAAAAGCAAGAGAGATACTATTTAGAACACTATATACCTATGACCTTAAGGGCGGAGATATATTTGAGATACTGGAAGAGCATATAAAAGACATAAGAGATGAACTCTCCCCTGAAGTTCTGGAGTATGCCTATTCTATTGCTAAAGGAATTATGGACACCCTTGATGATATAGACAAAATACTCAGGGAAAATCTCAAAGGATGGCGCCTTGAAAGATTAGGATATCCAGAAAGGGCATTACTCAGGCTTGGAACCTATGAACTTGTCTTTTCAGATGTGCCAGATAAGGGAAGGGTTTTTATTGATATATTAGACCTTGCAAAATGCTATCTGGATAATGAGGATAGTTTGAAATTTATAAATGGAGTGCTCAGCACCATCTACAAAAAATATCAGCAAGATGTGAAAGTATGA
- a CDS encoding metallophosphoesterase family protein codes for MRIALISDIHSNIHALEAVEKDIRKNQIDRIFCLGDIINFGAHPKECLDWVRENCDIVLKGEHDILVADPGEVYVSNPYAIQSADWTYDMLDEKDFEYINSLENFYEEPEFILTHDEPTVPGTYGFMTSLRDAKETFTCFDNRFCFYGHTHLQILFVKNNENVFAEKSEKYLIKEDEQYLISVGSVGQPRDRDTRAAYTIVDTDEGYIQFKRVPYDFEKAAADILKAGLPEMFANILKMKRD; via the coding sequence ATGAGGATAGCATTAATCTCAGATATACATTCTAATATCCATGCCCTTGAGGCAGTAGAAAAAGATATAAGAAAAAACCAGATAGACCGTATATTTTGTCTCGGGGATATAATCAATTTCGGGGCACACCCTAAAGAGTGTTTAGACTGGGTCAGGGAAAACTGTGATATTGTGCTAAAAGGTGAACATGATATTCTGGTAGCTGACCCAGGAGAAGTTTATGTATCAAATCCTTATGCCATACAGTCTGCAGACTGGACTTATGATATGTTAGATGAAAAGGATTTTGAGTATATAAATTCCCTTGAAAACTTTTATGAAGAACCGGAGTTTATCCTCACCCACGATGAGCCTACAGTTCCAGGAACATACGGCTTTATGACCTCTTTAAGAGATGCAAAAGAAACATTTACCTGTTTTGACAATAGATTTTGTTTTTACGGTCATACCCACTTACAGATACTATTTGTTAAAAATAATGAAAATGTGTTTGCAGAAAAGTCAGAAAAATATCTTATAAAAGAAGATGAGCAGTATCTAATCAGTGTTGGCAGCGTAGGTCAACCACGGGATAGGGATACCAGAGCAGCTTATACCATTGTTGATACTGACGAGGGATATATTCAGTTTAAAAGGGTTCCTTATGATTTTGAAAAAGCAGCGGCAGACATACTGAAAGCAGGTCTGCCGGAAATGTTTGCAAATATTCTGAAAATGAAGAGAGATTAA
- the yajC gene encoding preprotein translocase subunit YajC encodes MQGDAMSSIVGAVIWMIILIAIFYFLLYRPQQQQRKKHQEFINSLKKGDKVVTSGGIIGEVKAIDDKTVTLKVSEGTMIKVLKSAIAAPFEEETKKES; translated from the coding sequence ATGCAAGGCGATGCAATGAGCAGTATAGTTGGTGCTGTAATATGGATGATAATTCTTATTGCCATATTTTATTTCCTACTTTACAGACCACAGCAACAACAAAGGAAAAAACATCAGGAATTTATTAATTCTCTGAAAAAAGGGGACAAAGTTGTTACTTCAGGGGGCATCATAGGAGAAGTTAAAGCAATTGATGATAAAACTGTTACCCTTAAAGTTTCCGAAGGAACAATGATAAAAGTTCTTAAGTCAGCAATTGCTGCTCCATTTGAAGAAGAAACTAAAAAAGAAAGTTAA
- a CDS encoding DUF5335 domain-containing protein: MAVRKLEKSEWESYFNEFDKKYREGQIPAKEVQIEIVNDEIGDQVETWWQPLIGLAYDPKDDEFEVAAERHDHLIHKPVEIYVDEDVDGIKTIEVVQEDGTKHIIKLRTPEALPEK, from the coding sequence ATGGCTGTAAGGAAACTGGAAAAATCCGAATGGGAAAGCTATTTCAACGAATTTGACAAGAAGTATAGGGAAGGGCAAATTCCTGCTAAAGAAGTTCAGATTGAGATTGTAAATGATGAAATCGGCGATCAGGTTGAAACATGGTGGCAACCTTTGATAGGACTGGCTTATGACCCTAAAGATGACGAGTTTGAAGTGGCAGCAGAAAGACATGACCACCTTATCCACAAACCGGTGGAAATTTATGTTGATGAAGATGTTGATGGTATAAAAACAATTGAAGTTGTTCAGGAAGACGGAACAAAACATATAATCAAACTCAGAACTCCTGAAGCACTTCCAGAAAAATAA
- the mutL gene encoding DNA mismatch repair endonuclease MutL encodes MRIKKLADEIINKIAAGEIIDRPASVLKELIENSLDAQADRIEIKIEKGGKKLIEVKDNGTGIHPDDIMFAVDRHATSKISSIDQLYALDSYGFRGEALASIASVSKFSLISRAKGFPLGKELYIEGGIFKHLTDTGALEGTTVRVKDLFFNIPVRQKFLKSEKTELNHIIDVFLRYAIYHNNVFFSLDVDGKNIYTLLPADRQQRIKDLFPKAENILRFSQENQTGKAYGFLLLDYQTGKEFIYINGRPVRNSLIKKVLKSKAGKTISILFLELPPYMVDHNVHPAKIEVKLRKENPVLELVKEALENVSKPQINYSLNQKTAKYGGQFEIIGQIENTFIIVYFDGEIYFIDQHVASERINYELLLKKYRTTGLELKEIKPVKIPLDETQIEKIKNLRDKLKNAGIEFEITPDGIEITKSPLEGETLKNFILSLTETEYPDIEIEKFLGEVACEISIEAGEILNNEEAKNLLKIWLATNNPNLCPHGRPIYYKIPVETIKKKVGRV; translated from the coding sequence ATGAGAATAAAAAAATTGGCAGATGAAATTATAAATAAGATAGCTGCAGGAGAAATAATAGACAGACCGGCAAGTGTTTTAAAAGAACTAATAGAAAACTCCCTTGATGCACAGGCAGACAGAATTGAGATAAAAATTGAAAAAGGCGGCAAAAAGTTGATTGAAGTAAAAGACAACGGCACAGGCATACATCCTGATGATATTATGTTTGCAGTTGACAGGCATGCAACAAGTAAGATTTCCTCAATAGACCAGTTATATGCCCTTGACAGCTATGGCTTTCGTGGAGAGGCACTGGCAAGTATTGCCTCTGTTTCAAAGTTCAGTCTTATTTCCAGAGCAAAAGGTTTTCCATTGGGAAAGGAGCTTTATATAGAAGGCGGTATTTTCAAACATCTAACAGATACAGGTGCACTTGAAGGAACAACAGTCAGAGTTAAAGACCTGTTTTTTAATATTCCTGTCCGCCAGAAATTCCTTAAATCAGAAAAAACAGAGCTAAACCATATAATAGATGTCTTTCTCAGATATGCTATTTACCACAATAATGTATTTTTTAGCCTTGATGTGGATGGAAAAAATATTTATACACTTTTACCTGCAGACCGTCAGCAGAGAATAAAAGATTTATTCCCAAAAGCAGAAAATATCCTGCGTTTTTCACAGGAAAATCAGACAGGAAAAGCTTACGGTTTTTTACTTTTAGATTATCAGACAGGAAAAGAGTTTATTTATATAAATGGAAGACCTGTCAGAAACAGCCTTATTAAAAAAGTCCTAAAATCAAAGGCCGGAAAAACAATATCTATTTTATTCTTAGAACTGCCACCTTATATGGTTGACCATAATGTCCACCCTGCAAAAATAGAAGTTAAGTTAAGAAAGGAAAATCCTGTTTTAGAACTGGTAAAAGAAGCTCTGGAGAATGTATCAAAACCTCAGATAAATTACAGCCTAAATCAAAAGACAGCAAAGTATGGTGGTCAATTTGAGATTATCGGCCAGATAGAAAATACATTTATTATTGTTTATTTTGATGGTGAAATCTACTTTATAGACCAGCACGTAGCAAGTGAAAGAATTAATTATGAACTACTACTAAAAAAATACAGAACAACAGGCTTAGAGCTAAAAGAAATAAAACCTGTAAAAATTCCCCTTGATGAAACCCAGATTGAAAAAATTAAAAATCTAAGGGACAAGCTTAAAAATGCAGGAATAGAATTTGAAATCACGCCTGACGGTATAGAAATTACAAAATCCCCCCTTGAAGGAGAAACCCTTAAAAATTTCATACTCTCCCTGACAGAAACAGAATATCCTGATATTGAGATAGAGAAATTTCTGGGGGAGGTTGCCTGTGAGATTTCCATTGAAGCCGGAGAAATCCTCAATAATGAAGAAGCCAAAAATCTCCTTAAGATATGGCTTGCAACAAACAATCCAAATCTATGTCCCCACGGAAGACCTATTTATTATAAAATTCCAGTTGAAACCATAAAAAAGAAGGTAGGTAGGGTGTGA